ATCATAGATACCCTCAATTTGATAAGAACCTACGCCTGCGGACGTCTGTCTTGTCGCGTGGCGGATAAGGAGCCAGAGCAGCCTGGCGACGCCCAGCGGGCGCTGCCGGTTTCAGGGGGCTGCCGGCCTGCGGCGGGCAGCGCACGAACCCCGATCTGATGGTACGAATTCTATACTCCCAGTAGTCGGTTCGGCAACGTGATTGACATCGATAGAACGCGGAATTGACGCCCGATCATGCAACTTGTCTCGGCTGCAGCGCCCGTTTGCAATCAACAAGCGTGGCGGTGCAATAAACTGCCGTGGACGCTTCGATGAGGTGCGACACGATGGGTCGCGTAAGCCGGCTCGAGAGGGCCCTCGGTGCACGCCGATCCGGGCCCCGTCATGACCCCTCCAGGGGGGAGCCACAATCGCCCGGGCGGTCAGTCCGTGGGTAGTGCTCGGAAAGCGATTGCTATCCGATCAGCAGCCACCCGACCGCGACGCTGGCGGCCGTGAGCCCTGCGTAGCCCAAGCCGGCCACGCGGGTATAGCGGGCGTCTTGGTCCAGGGCTTCGGTGGTCCAGCAAGCGGTTGCGCGTCGCGTCGCAAGCGACTGCAGGACGCCCGACCCGAAGGCTTGGCTAGCGCCGAGAGCGTCGCCGGTGGCGACCAGGAAGCAGCCATGCAGCGGCCACGGCTGCGTGGGATTGCTGCGGAGCCCTTCGTGCAGCAGCTTGGCAAGCCTGTCGCGGCGTTCGGACAGGTAAGACTGCAGCTCGAACAACGCGGCGTTATCGCCGAGCGAGTCATCGCTGGCGGGGTCGTCGTCGACCTGCATCAGCCGTTGGCAGAGCACCGGCGTCATGCGGTCCAGCAGCTCGCCGATGGTATCTTCCGCTGCCCCGTCCTGTGCAGCGGCCCGCGGGTCTACCTCAATCCCCAGCCGCTTGCTCTTGCGGTCGGGCGGCAGGACGTGCAGCAGGTGGCCGCATCCTGGAGCGTGCTGGAGGTCGTTGACGATCGACAGCACCGGGACCCGCACTCCGGCGGCGTCGCCGAGCACGGCCAGGTCCTGCTCCAACGCCCAACCAAACGCGTCGGCGGTGGCGTCCGAGTCGGCGGCGTCTACCGGCGTTAGGGCGACGACTCCATTGATGGCCGCGACCGTGCCGCGTTCGTTCTTGATCAGACGCACCAAGTGGTCGAGTTCGGCCGCGCAGCGCTCGGCCTGCTCGTCATCGAACAGGGCAGGGGTCCCGCACGGCGACGCCTGCTGCGCATCGAGCTGCTCGGCCAGTGTGAGGGTTGTGGCGTCGTCGGAGCAGCCAACCGGGGATTGTGAATCGTCCACCGCGGCGAAGTCCCGACCTGTGGGCTCCCCGGCTGCGGCCATTGCCGGCGTGCGCAGCGCGGCCGGCATCCGCTGTTCAGTGGAAGCGATGGTCTCGAATGGCTGGCTCGCGCGCCGCTTGACGCCGCGGACGTGCGATAGCCGCTCGGCGGCGGTGGAGAGCAGCGACGATTCGTGGCACAGCAGGTAGATCGCCTGGTCGTCGGCAAACACGCGGAGCTTGGCGTGCGGCTGCGCAGGGGCAGGGCCAAACGTCGGCGCGACGGCGAACGACGACAGCAGCTCGGCCTCCCTCCCGCCGGGCTCACCCAGCATCAGCACCAGTGGCTTCTCGGCGAGGTCCACCCCGTGGCGGTGCATCGCCGCTACGACCTGCCGCCAGCAGCGGTCGAGTTCCGGGAACCGCGAAGCCGCCTCGGGACGGGTCGCGGCGCGCCAGGTGGCCAATGCGGCCCAGCCCAACGCGTAGGCGAGCAGGAACAGGATGGGCAGCCACGTCTCGCGGAGCAGGCTGGAAGGCGCACGAACGACCTTCTCGAGCTCCAGGTAGGCGTTGAGCCGCTGCAGGCCATACAGCACCGCTACGACCAGCAGCCCGTGAAGCAGCCAAGTGATCGCTCCGCCTGCGATCGCCCCCCGTCCGAAGCTGATGAACGGGGCCGCGGCGATCTTGGCGACGGTTGGCGCCGCCTTGCGAATCAGTGCGATCATGGGCGTGTTGCTGGGCTGGGGCGGCGCTGTCAGGCGAAGATTCGTTGCATCACGGCGTAGGTGGCGAAGGGCGCTAGCAGAATCGTTGCGACCGTCGCCACCGCGACAAACCGACGCAGGCGCGCCTCGCCACGCAGCCGCGGCGGTGATGATCGACGACGCCGGCGAGCGGCGGGCGTCGCCGCGAGGCCGGCCGACCGGGTCACCCGGGCGCGGGTCTGCTCGAACCACTCTTCCAGGGCTGGGGGATCGTTGCGGAGCCGGCCGCGGAAGCCCAACGCGACGCACAGGTAGTACGCGCTAAGGGCGTCGTCGGTGGTTTGCGCGGCGGCCCGCTGAGCCTGCCGCCAGAACTCCCAGGCGCGGTCGTTGCCGCCGTAGAGCGCCGACTCCAGCTTCCTCTCGTTCCAGGCGTCGGACCACTGCGACCGGCAGATGAACAGTTCGTCGAGCCAACAAACCAGCGCGTAGCGGGCGCCGCGAAAATGATCGTCGGCGCCGCCGTCGGGAACCTCCAACGCCAGGCCGGTCAGCACGGTCTGCTCCTTGGCGAGGCTCAGACGCTCGCCCCGCTCAACCGCGGAGTGGAGCCGCAACGCGTAGCGGATCGCTTTGTGCAGCGGCTCGGTGGTCGATGTTCGCATGCCGACGCGTTGTGACGGGGGTAGGGGCTGTAGGGACGCTGGGTACGGGTGGGGCGCAGCGTGGTCCGGGCGCGCTGACAAAGAGTAGGCCACCCGGGGAGGGGCCGCCGTGTGCGCGAAAGATTTAGGAAAGTTGCTCGCACGCGGCACTGGCATCTCCCGCATGACCTACTTTCCAAAGACGAGTCGGACCACCCGTCCCCCTGCAACGAACACCTCGTACCCCTTCCCTGATGGCCAGCGTTACCTGCGAATCCCTGCTGTCGCCGCTCGAGGGCGACTCGCCGACCGGCGATGAGTCGCACTTCGCGATGACGCTTGCGCCGATGCTCAGGGAGTTGCGTCGGGAGGAGTCCGCCGACGCCTTCGACGACGCCACGCGGCCCACGCAGCTCAAGCGGGCCGACTGGAAGGGCATCGTCAGCGAGTGCGAGCAGGCCCTGGCCGGGCACGCCAAGGACCTCCGCACCGCGTGCCACCTGGCCGAGGCCCGCGCCCACACCGACGGGCTCGGCGGCCTGCGCGAGGGGCTAGAGCTGATCGCCCGGCTGGCCGACGAGTGCTGGGACCGCGTCGCCCCCGCCGCGGGCGACGACCCGGCCGAGACCCGCGGCACCCCGCTCCGCAACCTCCTCGACGACCCCCACCGCGGTCTGTGCTTCCCGAACCAGGTCCGCACGCTCCCGCTGATCGGCCACGGCGACGACTCCCGCAGCTACGTCGATTGGACCCGCCTGCGGGGCGAGCCGGCCGCCGAGTCGGACGAGCTGGCCGGCCTGCGAACCCGGATCACGCCCGAGTGCTTTAAGCAGAATCACGACGACGCGTCCGGCGCGCTCTACTGGCTGGACTCGCTGCGGGGCACGCTGGACGAGCGTCTCGAAGCCGACGCGCCCGGACTCGCCAACCTGCGGGCCGCGTTGGCGGACCTGCAGGGCCTGCTGGCTGACGAGCTCGCCCGCTTGGGCTTCCCGTCCGCGGGCACCGAAGAACCACTTTCAGCCGAGCACGAGGCGCCGCCCGCGCCGTCGACACTCGGCTCATCGGGCCGCGAGCAGCTGTACTGCCTGCTCGACGACACCGCCGACCGGCTCCGTGCGATGGAGCCGCACAGCCCAATACCCTACCTGATTAAACGCGCGGTCCGGCTCGGCCGGCTGCCGTTCCCGTCTTTGATGCAGCACGTAATCCGGGAGCAATCGACGCTTACGGAGCTGAATCGCGAGTTTGGTATCGCCGAAGCGGACGGAGTTGATGCATCGGCCTAAGTCCGTTTCGGGCGTGACGCCCACTACCCAGAGACCCAATCAAAGGAAGCGAATCGATGAGCGAAAGCCTCCAGCACAAGCTTGACCGTGTGCGTCCGCCGCGCGTGCAGATCACCTACGACGTCGAAACCAATGGCGCCCTCGAGCAGAAGGAACTCCCTTTCGTCGTGGGCGTGCTGTCCGAGCTGGCGGGCGACCAGACCGAGACCCCCAAGCCGGTCAAGGAACGCAAGTTCGTCCCGATCGACCGCGACAACTTCAACGAGGTGCTGGGCAAGATCGGGCCGCGGCTGGCCCTGAAGGTGCCCAACCGCCTGACCGACGAAGAGGGCACCAACCTATCGGCCGAGCTGAACTTCAGCGAGATCTCCGACTTCGAGCCGCAGAATGTGGCCAAGCAGGTGCCGGCGCTCAACAGCCTGCTGGACGCACGCCACAAGCTGCGTCAGATCCTCAGCACGATGGAGGGCAACGACTCGTACGCCGACCTGCTGCAGGAGGTCCTCACCGACGCCGAGGCGGCCAAGTCGCTGAAGGACGAGCTGGGCGAGAAGGAAGCCGAGTAGGCCCCCGCCGCGACCAATCACACAAGCACCCACCCACTACGGGAGAACCGAATAATGGCGACCGCCGAAGCTACCGTCGACGCGGCTGATGCCCAGGAGCTCAGCCTGCTTGAAAAGCTGCTCGAAAACTCACGCGCCCTGGACGACTCCGAGCGGCAGTCGCAGCGCGACTACCTGCAGGAGTTCATCTCGCACGTAGTCGACGCCGACCAGGTGACCAGCCAGGACGCCGCCGCCGAGATCAACCACTGGATCGCCAAGATCGACGAGAAGATCTCCGCGCAGCTCAACGAGATCATGCACGATGAGAAGTTCCAGAAGCTCGAGGGGAGCTGGCGGGGCCTCCACTACCTGGTGCACCAGTCGGAAACCGGCACGACGCTCAAGATCCGCGTGCTGAACGTCACGAAGCGCGAGCTGCTCAAGGACCTCGAGACCGCGGTCGAGTTCGACCAGAGCGCGCTGTTCAAGAAGGTCTACGAGGAAGAGTACGGCCAGCTGGGCGGCGAGCCCTACGGCATGCTGGTGGGCGACTTCGAGTTCAGCCGCCACCCGGAGGACATCAACCTCCTGAAGCTGATCTCGAATGTGGCCGCCGGCGCCCACGCGCCGTTCATCACCGCCGCCTCGCCGGCGCTGCTGAACCTGACCAGCTTCACCGAGCTGCCCAACCCGCGTGACCTGGCCAAGATCTTCGAGTCGGCGGCCCACGCGTCGTGGCGTTCGTTCCGCGACTCGGAGGACTCCCGCTACGTGGCGCTGTGCATGCCCCGCGTGCTCGGCCGCCTGCCGTACGGCGAGGACTTCAAGAGCGTCGAGGAGTTCGACTTCGAGGAGTTCGTCGACGGCCGCGACCACAGCAAGTACCTGTGGATGAACGCCGCCTGGGCGTACGCCACCCGCGTGACCGACGCGTTCAGCAAGTACGGCTGGTACGCTAAGGTCCGCGGCGTCGAGGGCGGGGGCAAGGTCGAGGGCCTGCCGGTGCACACCTTCAACACCGACGACGGCGACGTCGCGATGAAGTGCCCGACGGAGATCGCCATCTCCGACCGCCGCGAGTTCGAGCTGTCGACCCTCGGCTTCCTGCCGCTGCTGCACTCCAAAAACACCGACTTCGCCGTGTTCATGGGCGCCCAGTCGGCCCAGAAGCAGAAGACCTACTTCGACGACGCCGCGACCGCCAACGCGGACCTGTCGACGAAGATCAACTTCCTCCTGTGCGTGTCGCGCTTCGCCCACTACCTGAAGGTGATGGCCCGCGACAAGGTCGGCTCGATGCTCGAGGCCGACCAGTGCGAGAAGTGGCTGAACGACTGGATCGCCAACTACGTGTGCGACCCCTCCATGGCCGGCGACGAGACCAAGGCTAAGTGCCCGCTGTCCGACGCCACCGTCGAGGTGCGTGCCGTGGCCGGCAAGCCGGGCTGGTACGAGGCGGTCGCGTGGCTGCGTCCGCACTTCCAGCTCGAGACCCTCAGCGCCAGCATGCGGCTGGTGGCCGAGGTGCCTCAGAAGGGCTGATCCAGCAGACGGGACAAACCGGCGCCGTCCGCCCCACCCGGGGCGGGCGGCCCGGGGTTCCCGGGCCTGCCCCATTTCCCTGAAAGGGCCTACCGATGCAACTGAAGAGCCAAGCGAGCGGCGCGGCGGTTGGGGTTGTTCCGGCGCAGACCAAGTCGAACAACACCGGCCTGCCCGACAACCTGAAGTCGGGGATCGAGAGCCTGTCCGGCTACAGCATGGACGACGTCAAGGTCCACTACAACAGCGACAAGCCGGCCAAGCTCAAAGCCCACGCCTACGCCCAGGGCACCGACATCCATGTCGCGTCCGGGCAGGAAAAGCATCTGCCGCACGAGGCATGGCACGTGGTGCAGCAGAAGCAGGGACGCGTCCAGCCCACCATGCAGTTGCAGGGCGCGTGGGTCAACGACGACGCTGCGCTGGAGAAGGAGGCCGACCACATGGGCGCCCAGGCGCTGCAGGCCGCCGGCCTGATGCGCGAGCGGCAGGTCATGGGCACGGTGCTCACCCAGATGATGCTCAACAACCGCTAACAACCAAACTCACATTCCACACGGAGCTTAGATAGATGTCCGACCAGCATTCCTCCATCGACTACTTCCTGAAGATCGACGGGATCGAGGGCGAGTCCAAGGACTCGACCCACACCAACGAGATCCAGTTGATCGGCTTCAACTGGGGCGAGACCCAGCCCGCCAGCTTTGTCTACGGCACCGGCGCCGGCTCGGGCAAGGTCAGCATGCAGGACCTGACGTTCACCATGCGTGCCTGCAAGGCCTCGCCGAAGCTGTTCCTGTCCTGCGCCAAGGGCGAGCACATCAAGGAAGCGACCCTCGTGGCCCGCAAGGCCGGCGGCGACCAGGAAGAGTTCTACCAGATCAAGCTGGAGGACGTGATGGTGTCGTCCTACAACACGGGCGGGGGCACCGGCGACAGCCTGCCGATGGACACCGTCACGCTGGCCTTCGCCAAGATCAGCTACCAGTACCGCCCGCAGAGCGACAAGGGCGCCCTGGAGACCCCGGTCAAGGCGGGCTGGAACCTGCAGGAGAACAAGGCCATCTAGTCGGCCCTTCGACATGCCGGGCCGCGGCGGTCCCTGCCGGGGGCGCCGCGGCCCATTTTTTGTACTCCCGACCTGTTGAGACCGAGCATGCCCTCCCCGACGCTCGCCCCCTCGCTGCTCGACCGCCTGGTGGCCGCCTGCGGCGGCGTCGCAGAGCCCCGGCCCGCCGGCCTGGCGAGCCTGATCGACGACATCGAGGACCTGCTCAACACCTGCAGCGTCGCGCCGGGCGACGAACTCGCCGGCTGCCCCGAGGCGACCAACTCTCTGCTCACCTACGGCTCACCAGCGCCGCAGTCCCTCTCGATCGCGACCCACCACGAGCGGGTGGCCACCGCGCGGCAGCTCGAGCAGACGCTCAAGCGCTTCGAGCCGCGGTTGGTACGGGTCCGCGTCCGCGCCGACGCCACCTCCAAGCTCTGCAACGAGGGGCGGTTCCACATCCAAGGGACGCTGCGTGACGATCCCCAGCGGGCGGTCACGCTGGCGGTGAAGGTCCGCAACACCAGCGGCCGGGCCCACGTCACGACGGAGCGACCATGAACGCATCGCTGTACCCCTACTACGAAGAGCAGCTCCACTTCATCCGCCACGAGGCGGAGGAGTTCGCCAAGCAGTACCCCGCGGCGGCGGGGCAGCTGCTGCTGGAGCGCAACCAGAGCCGCGACCCGCACGTCGAGCGGCTGATCGAGGCCTTCGCGCTGCTGTCGGCCCGTGTCGAGAAGAAGCTCGACGACCAGTTCCCCGAGATCACCGACGGGCTGCTCTCGGCGCTCTACCCGCACTACCTGGCGCCGATCCCGTCGATGGCGATCGCCCAGTTCGACGCCGACCCGGCGAGCCCCCAGCCTGGCGGGCTCCCAGTGCCCCGCGGCGTCGGGGTCCGCGCAAAGACTTCTGGCGGGTCCGCCTGCCGGTACCGCACCTGCTTCCCGGTGCGGCTGTGGCCGCTAGACGTGGTGGACGCGGCGATCGAGTTCCCGCCGTTCGACCGCGGCCTGACGCCGCCGCCGCAGACCGCGGCCGTGCTGCGGATCAGCCTGCAGACGCACGCCGACATGAAGTTCAGCGAGCTGTCGCTCGACACGCTGCGGGTCCACCTGCAGGGCGACGACCACCTGATGGCGAAGCTGTACGAACAGCTGCTCAACCGCTCGACCCGGGTCGAGGTCCGCTCTTCGGCAGAGGATGGCGGCCGCCTGCTGAGCGACGCTCCGGCCGAGCAGACCCTCCACCCGGTCGGCTTTGGCGACGACGAGTCGCTCTTGCCCAGCCCACCACAGTCCAGCCGCGCGTACCAGCTGCTGACCGAGCTGTTCGCGTTCCCCCAGAAGTTCGCCTTCATCGACATCGCCGGACTGGCCGCGGCGCTGCCGACCGCCGGCGCCAAGATCGACATCCTGATCTACCTCGATGAGGCGGACGAACGCCTCGCCCGCGAGGTGAACGCCAGCACGTTCCGGCTGGGCTGCACGCCGATCGTCAACCTGTTCGAGAAGGTCTGCGAGCCGATCCGGCTGACCCACAAGAAGCACGAGTACCCCGTGCTGCCCGACGTCCACAACCGGGACGCCACCGAGGTGTACAGCGCCGACCGCGTGGTGGGCGTCTCCACCGGCCGCGCGACACGCTACGAGCCGATTTACGGGCTGGATCACGAGAACTCGTGGCGGGGCGAGGACGAGGCCCGCGCCTACTGGCACACACGCCGCCGTGGCGCCTCGCAGCACGACGACACCGGGTCGGACGTGATGCTGCGGCTGGTCGACCTGGACTTCACCCCGGCCCAGCCCGCCGAGCAGACTATTACCGTGCACGCGACCTGCACCAACCGGGACCTGCCGCTGCAGATCCCGTCCGGGCCCGCCGGCCTGCGCCTGCAGATGGAGACGCCCGTCCCCGTGCGGTCCGCCAGCTGCCTGCGGCAGCCCACCGCGCCGGTCCGCCCGCCGCTGGGGGCGGCCGCCTACTGGCGGCTGGTCTCGCACCTGTCGCTGAACCACCTGTCGCTGACAAACGACCGGCTGGGCCTGTCGGCGCTGCGGGAGATCCTCCGGCTGTACGACTTCGCCGACCGGTCCGCGAACCGCACGCAGGCGATCGCCAACAGCGAGATGATCGACGGCGTGATCGGCATGAACATCGGCCGCGCAGTGTGCCGCGTCGGCGGCCCCGCCGACGGCGGCGTCTGCCGCGGCGTGTCGGTGGAGCTCGAGCTCGACGAAGAAAACTACCGCGGCGTCGGCGCGTACCTGTTCGGCGCTGTGCTCGAACGCTTCTTCGCCGAGTACGCCACGATGAACTCGTTCACCCGGCTGACGCTCAAGACCAAGCAGCAGGGCCTGGTGAAGGTCTGGCGTCCCCGCTCGGGAGGCGTTGAGCTGCTGTGACCGCCGTCGCCGAGATACCGTCCGACCCCGACGCACCGAGTGTGCAGCAGCAGCTGTACGCCGAGGGCGCTAGCTTCGACTTCTTCCAAGCGGTGCGGCTGCTAGAGCAGTCGTCTGCGGGCGCCGACCGCGACCGGCGCCTGGGCAGCCCCGCGGTGAGGTTCTCGACGCCCCCGTCCACCGCGTTCCCCGCCAGCGCAATCGACTCGATCACGCCGGACGACGCAGACGAAAACACCTCCCGCGTGAGGGTCAACTTCATGGGCCTTACCGGGCCCAGCGGCGTGCTGCCCCGGCACTACACGGAGCTGCTGATCCAGCTCGAGTGCCGGCTACGCGACGCCGCTAAGCGTACACTCAACGCCTGGTACGACCTGTTCAACAACCGACTGATCGGCCAGCTCTACCGCGTGTGGGCCAAGTGCCGGATCGACCGGGGCCTGGCCGACGGCGTGGCCGACCGGACGCAGGCCGACCCCTTCTCCACCGCGCTGTACAGCTTGATCGGCGTCGCGACTCCCAAGCTGCGCAACCGACTCTCCGTCACCCAGCCTACGGGGCAGGGCGGTGCAGCCGAGGTGGTCGACCAGATCCCCGATTCAGTCCTCGCCCGGCACGTCGGGACGCTCTCCCGCCGTCGACGTTCGGCCAGCCAGGTAGCCGCCATGCTGTCGAGCCACTTCCGCGTTCCCGTGGAGATCGAGCAGTTCCAGGGGCAGTGGCTCCAGCTATCGCCCGCAGAGCAGACCCGCGCCGGCGCCTGGGGCGCCGCCAACCGCCTGGGAGTCGACGCTGTGCTGGGCAGCCGCGTGTGGGACCGCCAGAGCCGCATCCGCGTGCGGGTCGGTCCGCTCGACGCCCAGCAGTTTGCCCGGTTCCTCCCCGACGCCGGGGGCGGACAGGACCGCCGCAGGTTTGTCTCGCTGTGTCAGATGGTGAGGCTTGCCATCGGGCCTGAGCTCGACTTTGACGTGCAGCTGGTGCTGCGGAAGTCGGATATACCGCGGCTCTCAGCCCAGCGGGATGGTGATCGTCCGCGGTTGGGATGGAGCAGTTGGTTGGCAGCCGCGCCCCTCGAGCGAGACGGCGGGGAGCCAGTGTTCGAGCCGATTGAATCGTCCGAAGCGTAGCGGTCGCAGCGCGGGCGTTCTGAAGGCAGCGCGGTTGGGACGCTACGGGGTTGTCGCCAGTTCGGGCCGAGCGGCCGGGGCGTCAGTCTGCTGCCCTGTGGTTTCGTCCTCCACGGCGAACAGCGACAGCTTCAGCGTGGCCGACTTGCCGTCTACGTCCAGCACCACGGCGTCGTGGTCGCTGAACTCATCGATCAGCAGCTGCTCGCTGA
This genomic interval from Posidoniimonas corsicana contains the following:
- a CDS encoding type VI secretion protein IcmF/TssM N-terminal domain-containing protein; protein product: MIALIRKAAPTVAKIAAAPFISFGRGAIAGGAITWLLHGLLVVAVLYGLQRLNAYLELEKVVRAPSSLLRETWLPILFLLAYALGWAALATWRAATRPEAASRFPELDRCWRQVVAAMHRHGVDLAEKPLVLMLGEPGGREAELLSSFAVAPTFGPAPAQPHAKLRVFADDQAIYLLCHESSLLSTAAERLSHVRGVKRRASQPFETIASTEQRMPAALRTPAMAAAGEPTGRDFAAVDDSQSPVGCSDDATTLTLAEQLDAQQASPCGTPALFDDEQAERCAAELDHLVRLIKNERGTVAAINGVVALTPVDAADSDATADAFGWALEQDLAVLGDAAGVRVPVLSIVNDLQHAPGCGHLLHVLPPDRKSKRLGIEVDPRAAAQDGAAEDTIGELLDRMTPVLCQRLMQVDDDPASDDSLGDNAALFELQSYLSERRDRLAKLLHEGLRSNPTQPWPLHGCFLVATGDALGASQAFGSGVLQSLATRRATACWTTEALDQDARYTRVAGLGYAGLTAASVAVGWLLIG
- a CDS encoding DotU family type IV/VI secretion system protein, whose translation is MRTSTTEPLHKAIRYALRLHSAVERGERLSLAKEQTVLTGLALEVPDGGADDHFRGARYALVCWLDELFICRSQWSDAWNERKLESALYGGNDRAWEFWRQAQRAAAQTTDDALSAYYLCVALGFRGRLRNDPPALEEWFEQTRARVTRSAGLAATPAARRRRRSSPPRLRGEARLRRFVAVATVATILLAPFATYAVMQRIFA
- the tssA gene encoding type VI secretion system protein TssA yields the protein MASVTCESLLSPLEGDSPTGDESHFAMTLAPMLRELRREESADAFDDATRPTQLKRADWKGIVSECEQALAGHAKDLRTACHLAEARAHTDGLGGLREGLELIARLADECWDRVAPAAGDDPAETRGTPLRNLLDDPHRGLCFPNQVRTLPLIGHGDDSRSYVDWTRLRGEPAAESDELAGLRTRITPECFKQNHDDASGALYWLDSLRGTLDERLEADAPGLANLRAALADLQGLLADELARLGFPSAGTEEPLSAEHEAPPAPSTLGSSGREQLYCLLDDTADRLRAMEPHSPIPYLIKRAVRLGRLPFPSLMQHVIREQSTLTELNREFGIAEADGVDASA
- the tssB gene encoding type VI secretion system contractile sheath small subunit — its product is MSESLQHKLDRVRPPRVQITYDVETNGALEQKELPFVVGVLSELAGDQTETPKPVKERKFVPIDRDNFNEVLGKIGPRLALKVPNRLTDEEGTNLSAELNFSEISDFEPQNVAKQVPALNSLLDARHKLRQILSTMEGNDSYADLLQEVLTDAEAAKSLKDELGEKEAE
- the tssC gene encoding type VI secretion system contractile sheath large subunit; this translates as MATAEATVDAADAQELSLLEKLLENSRALDDSERQSQRDYLQEFISHVVDADQVTSQDAAAEINHWIAKIDEKISAQLNEIMHDEKFQKLEGSWRGLHYLVHQSETGTTLKIRVLNVTKRELLKDLETAVEFDQSALFKKVYEEEYGQLGGEPYGMLVGDFEFSRHPEDINLLKLISNVAAGAHAPFITAASPALLNLTSFTELPNPRDLAKIFESAAHASWRSFRDSEDSRYVALCMPRVLGRLPYGEDFKSVEEFDFEEFVDGRDHSKYLWMNAAWAYATRVTDAFSKYGWYAKVRGVEGGGKVEGLPVHTFNTDDGDVAMKCPTEIAISDRREFELSTLGFLPLLHSKNTDFAVFMGAQSAQKQKTYFDDAATANADLSTKINFLLCVSRFAHYLKVMARDKVGSMLEADQCEKWLNDWIANYVCDPSMAGDETKAKCPLSDATVEVRAVAGKPGWYEAVAWLRPHFQLETLSASMRLVAEVPQKG
- a CDS encoding eCIS core domain-containing protein, translated to MQLKSQASGAAVGVVPAQTKSNNTGLPDNLKSGIESLSGYSMDDVKVHYNSDKPAKLKAHAYAQGTDIHVASGQEKHLPHEAWHVVQQKQGRVQPTMQLQGAWVNDDAALEKEADHMGAQALQAAGLMRERQVMGTVLTQMMLNNR
- a CDS encoding Hcp family type VI secretion system effector, giving the protein MSDQHSSIDYFLKIDGIEGESKDSTHTNEIQLIGFNWGETQPASFVYGTGAGSGKVSMQDLTFTMRACKASPKLFLSCAKGEHIKEATLVARKAGGDQEEFYQIKLEDVMVSSYNTGGGTGDSLPMDTVTLAFAKISYQYRPQSDKGALETPVKAGWNLQENKAI
- the tssE gene encoding type VI secretion system baseplate subunit TssE, translating into MPSPTLAPSLLDRLVAACGGVAEPRPAGLASLIDDIEDLLNTCSVAPGDELAGCPEATNSLLTYGSPAPQSLSIATHHERVATARQLEQTLKRFEPRLVRVRVRADATSKLCNEGRFHIQGTLRDDPQRAVTLAVKVRNTSGRAHVTTERP
- the tssF gene encoding type VI secretion system baseplate subunit TssF, with translation MNASLYPYYEEQLHFIRHEAEEFAKQYPAAAGQLLLERNQSRDPHVERLIEAFALLSARVEKKLDDQFPEITDGLLSALYPHYLAPIPSMAIAQFDADPASPQPGGLPVPRGVGVRAKTSGGSACRYRTCFPVRLWPLDVVDAAIEFPPFDRGLTPPPQTAAVLRISLQTHADMKFSELSLDTLRVHLQGDDHLMAKLYEQLLNRSTRVEVRSSAEDGGRLLSDAPAEQTLHPVGFGDDESLLPSPPQSSRAYQLLTELFAFPQKFAFIDIAGLAAALPTAGAKIDILIYLDEADERLAREVNASTFRLGCTPIVNLFEKVCEPIRLTHKKHEYPVLPDVHNRDATEVYSADRVVGVSTGRATRYEPIYGLDHENSWRGEDEARAYWHTRRRGASQHDDTGSDVMLRLVDLDFTPAQPAEQTITVHATCTNRDLPLQIPSGPAGLRLQMETPVPVRSASCLRQPTAPVRPPLGAAAYWRLVSHLSLNHLSLTNDRLGLSALREILRLYDFADRSANRTQAIANSEMIDGVIGMNIGRAVCRVGGPADGGVCRGVSVELELDEENYRGVGAYLFGAVLERFFAEYATMNSFTRLTLKTKQQGLVKVWRPRSGGVELL
- the tssG gene encoding type VI secretion system baseplate subunit TssG, encoding MTAVAEIPSDPDAPSVQQQLYAEGASFDFFQAVRLLEQSSAGADRDRRLGSPAVRFSTPPSTAFPASAIDSITPDDADENTSRVRVNFMGLTGPSGVLPRHYTELLIQLECRLRDAAKRTLNAWYDLFNNRLIGQLYRVWAKCRIDRGLADGVADRTQADPFSTALYSLIGVATPKLRNRLSVTQPTGQGGAAEVVDQIPDSVLARHVGTLSRRRRSASQVAAMLSSHFRVPVEIEQFQGQWLQLSPAEQTRAGAWGAANRLGVDAVLGSRVWDRQSRIRVRVGPLDAQQFARFLPDAGGGQDRRRFVSLCQMVRLAIGPELDFDVQLVLRKSDIPRLSAQRDGDRPRLGWSSWLAAAPLERDGGEPVFEPIESSEA